From Desulfuromonas soudanensis, the proteins below share one genomic window:
- the argF gene encoding ornithine carbamoyltransferase, with translation MKKDFLCLSDWSRDELEAIFALTLDLKARQKRGEEHHLLRGKTLGMIFEKSSTRTRVSFEVGMYQLGGHALFLHSGTTQLGRGEPIRDTARVMSRYVDGIMIRTFSQAGVEELARWSDIPVINGLTDSYHPCQVMADLFTVVEHKGNYRDQVYGWIGDGNNMANSWINAAAVFGFELRVATPKGYAPDPAVVERARKAGAKVLYTHDPREAAAGATVLNTDVWASMGQEAEQQAREKAFAGFQIDGKVVAAADPACIVLHCLPAHRGEEISDEVIEGPHSVVFDEAENRLHVQKAIMATLMA, from the coding sequence GTGAAAAAAGATTTTCTCTGCCTCTCCGACTGGAGCCGTGATGAGCTGGAAGCGATCTTCGCCCTGACCCTTGACCTCAAGGCCAGGCAGAAACGCGGCGAAGAGCATCATCTCCTCAGGGGGAAGACCCTGGGGATGATTTTCGAGAAGAGCTCGACCCGAACCCGGGTCTCCTTCGAAGTCGGGATGTACCAGCTCGGCGGTCACGCCCTCTTTCTCCATTCAGGGACGACGCAGCTCGGCCGCGGCGAGCCGATTCGCGACACCGCCCGGGTCATGAGCCGCTACGTCGACGGCATCATGATCCGCACCTTTTCCCAGGCCGGAGTCGAGGAGCTGGCCCGGTGGTCGGACATCCCGGTGATCAACGGCCTCACCGACAGCTATCACCCCTGCCAGGTCATGGCCGACCTCTTCACCGTCGTCGAGCACAAGGGGAATTACCGCGACCAGGTCTACGGCTGGATCGGCGACGGCAACAACATGGCCAACAGCTGGATCAACGCCGCCGCCGTCTTCGGCTTCGAACTGCGGGTCGCCACCCCGAAAGGGTACGCCCCCGACCCGGCGGTGGTCGAACGCGCCCGGAAAGCCGGCGCGAAGGTACTCTACACCCACGACCCGCGGGAGGCCGCGGCCGGCGCCACGGTCCTCAACACCGACGTCTGGGCGAGCATGGGTCAGGAAGCCGAGCAGCAGGCGCGGGAAAAGGCCTTCGCCGGCTTCCAGATCGACGGCAAGGTCGTGGCCGCCGCCGACCCCGCCTGCATCGTCCTCCACTGCCTCCCTGCCCACCGGGGCGAGGAGATCAGCGACGAGGTCATCGAAGGGCCCCACTCGGTGGTCTTCGACGAAGCCGAAAACCGTCTCCACGTGCAGAAGGCGATCATGGCGACGTTGATGGCCTGA
- a CDS encoding acetylornithine transaminase: protein MSNSSEWIARGDQHIAKTYGRYPLVPVRGAGCRLWDADGREYLDFLAGVAVNNLGHCHPKVVAALQDQAARLLHCSNYYHIPQQIELAEILCAHSFGDRVFFCNSGAEANEAAMKLVRKYSREKYGENRFEVITALASFHGRTIGTISATGQEKVKTGFAPMVPGFKYVPFGDAQALKSAISPNTCAVMLEPVQGEGGVNVPPAGYLQAVRQICDEHGLILVFDEVQVGCGRTGKLFAYEHDGVEPDVMTLAKALAGGPPIGAMVAREPFVSTLGPGTHGSTFGGNPLMAAAGIATLKVLLEDGVLENCVAMGDYLRIRLEELQLRYPFVTAIRGRGLILGMELSIDGGEIVTKALQRGLLINCTVGCVLRFVPPLIVSRAEIDEMIAILDGIFAEQR from the coding sequence ATGTCCAACTCATCCGAATGGATCGCCCGCGGCGACCAGCATATCGCCAAAACCTACGGCCGCTACCCCCTCGTCCCCGTGCGCGGCGCCGGGTGCCGGCTGTGGGACGCCGACGGCAGGGAGTATCTCGACTTCCTCGCCGGAGTCGCCGTCAACAATCTCGGCCACTGCCATCCCAAGGTGGTGGCGGCGCTGCAGGACCAGGCGGCCAGGCTGCTGCACTGCTCCAACTACTATCACATCCCGCAGCAGATCGAACTGGCGGAGATCCTCTGCGCCCACTCCTTCGGCGACCGGGTCTTCTTCTGCAACTCGGGGGCCGAAGCCAACGAAGCGGCGATGAAGCTGGTGCGCAAGTACAGCCGCGAGAAGTACGGCGAGAACCGCTTCGAGGTCATCACGGCCCTGGCCTCCTTCCACGGCCGCACCATCGGCACCATCAGCGCCACCGGGCAGGAGAAGGTCAAGACCGGCTTCGCCCCCATGGTTCCGGGATTCAAGTACGTCCCCTTCGGCGACGCCCAGGCCCTCAAGAGCGCCATCTCTCCCAACACCTGCGCGGTGATGCTCGAACCGGTGCAGGGCGAAGGGGGGGTCAACGTCCCCCCTGCCGGCTATCTGCAGGCGGTGCGGCAGATCTGCGACGAGCACGGACTGATCCTCGTCTTCGACGAGGTCCAGGTCGGCTGCGGCCGCACCGGCAAGCTCTTCGCCTACGAGCATGACGGCGTCGAACCCGACGTGATGACCCTGGCCAAGGCCCTGGCCGGCGGCCCCCCCATCGGCGCCATGGTCGCCCGGGAACCCTTCGTCTCGACCCTCGGCCCCGGCACCCACGGCTCGACCTTCGGCGGCAACCCGCTGATGGCCGCCGCCGGGATCGCCACCCTGAAGGTCCTTCTCGAGGACGGCGTCCTGGAGAACTGCGTCGCCATGGGGGACTACCTGCGCATTCGCCTCGAGGAGCTTCAGCTCCGCTACCCCTTCGTCACCGCCATCCGCGGCCGCGGACTGATCCTCGGCATGGAACTCTCCATCGACGGGGGCGAAATCGTCACCAAGGCGCTGCAGCGGGGACTTTTGATCAACTGCACCGTCGGCTGCGTGCTGCGCTTCGTCCCGCCGCTGATCGTCTCCCGCGCCGAAATCGACGAGATGATCGCCATCCTCGACGGGATTTTTGCCGAACAGCGATAG
- the argB gene encoding acetylglutamate kinase yields the protein MQDIINKAKVLMEALPYIKRFANKTIVIKYGGNAMVEEVLKEGFAQDIILMKYIGLNPVVVHGGGPQIGRVLKAMGKESFFVQGMRVTDTETMDVVEMVLGGKVNKEIVGNINRHGGRAVGLSGKDGGLILARKLEMTGINPDSLTPEIIDIGMVGEVESINPAIITALEESNFIPVIAPIGVGLRGETYNINADLVAGKIAGALRAEKLILLTDVEGVRGKDGRLISTIDIGRVPDLINDGTITGGMIPKVNCCVDAIEEGVAKTHIIDGRMEHACLLEIFTDLGIGTAIARF from the coding sequence ATGCAGGACATCATCAACAAGGCCAAGGTCCTCATGGAGGCCCTCCCCTACATCAAGCGCTTCGCCAACAAGACCATCGTCATCAAATACGGCGGCAACGCCATGGTCGAGGAGGTGCTCAAGGAAGGGTTCGCCCAGGACATCATCCTGATGAAATACATCGGCCTCAACCCCGTGGTGGTTCACGGCGGCGGGCCGCAGATCGGCCGGGTCCTAAAGGCGATGGGGAAGGAATCCTTTTTCGTCCAGGGGATGCGGGTCACCGACACCGAAACCATGGATGTGGTGGAGATGGTCCTCGGCGGCAAGGTCAACAAGGAGATCGTCGGCAACATCAACCGTCACGGCGGCCGGGCCGTCGGCCTCTCCGGCAAGGACGGCGGCCTGATTCTCGCCCGCAAGCTGGAGATGACGGGAATCAACCCCGACTCCCTGACCCCCGAGATCATCGACATCGGCATGGTCGGCGAGGTGGAGAGCATCAACCCGGCGATCATCACCGCCCTCGAAGAGAGCAACTTCATTCCGGTCATCGCCCCCATCGGCGTCGGGTTGCGCGGAGAGACCTACAACATCAACGCCGACCTGGTCGCCGGCAAGATCGCCGGGGCCCTGCGCGCCGAGAAGCTCATCCTCCTCACCGACGTCGAGGGGGTGCGGGGGAAGGACGGACGCCTCATCTCCACCATCGATATCGGCCGGGTCCCCGACCTCATCAACGACGGCACCATCACCGGCGGCATGATCCCCAAGGTCAACTGCTGCGTCGATGCCATCGAGGAGGGGGTGGCCAAGACTCACATCATCGACGGCCGCATGGAGCACGCCTGCCTGCTGGAGATCTTCACCGACCTGGGGATCGGGACGGCAATCGCGAGATTCTAG